A window of the Streptomyces sp. Ag109_O5-10 genome harbors these coding sequences:
- the arc gene encoding proteasome ATPase, with the protein MAAHDDDMNRGIRPGRGSDDPSEQIAYLEQEIAVLRRKLADSPRHTRILEERIVELQTNLAGVSAQNERLANTLREARDQIVALKEEVDRLAQPPAGFGVFLTANEDGTADIFTGGRKLRVNVSPSVDLDDLRRGQEVMLNEALNVVEAMEYERVGDIVTLKEILEDGERALVLGHTDEERVVRLAEPLLDVTIRPGDALLLEPRSGYVYEIVPKSEVEELVLEEVPDIGYEQIGGLGGQIEAIRDAVELPYLYPDLFKEHELRPPKGVLLYGPPGCGKTLIAKAVANSLAKKVAEVTGQAAGKSFFLNIKGPELLNKYVGETERQIRLVFQRAREKASEGTPVIVFFDEMESLFRTRGSGVSSDVENTIVPQLLAEIDGVEGLQNVVVIGASNREDMIDPAILRPGRLDVKIKIERPDAEAAKDIFGKYLTERLPLHADDLGEHGGSKATTVESMIQTAVEHMYAESEENRFLEVTYANGDKEVLYFKDFNSGAMIENIVGRAKKMAIKDFLDHNAKGLRVSHLLQACVDEFKENEDLPNTTNPDDWARISGKKGERIVYIRTLITGKQGADTGRSIDTVANTGQYL; encoded by the coding sequence GTGGCAGCCCACGACGACGACATGAACCGCGGCATCCGCCCGGGACGAGGGTCCGACGACCCGTCCGAGCAGATCGCCTATCTTGAGCAGGAGATCGCCGTCCTGCGACGCAAGCTCGCCGACTCTCCGCGACACACGAGGATTCTCGAAGAGCGGATCGTCGAGCTGCAGACGAACCTGGCCGGCGTGTCCGCCCAGAACGAGCGACTCGCCAACACCCTCCGCGAGGCCCGCGACCAGATCGTGGCCCTCAAGGAGGAAGTCGACCGGCTCGCACAGCCGCCGGCCGGCTTCGGTGTCTTCCTCACGGCGAACGAGGACGGCACCGCCGACATCTTCACCGGCGGCCGCAAACTGCGGGTGAACGTCAGCCCAAGCGTTGACCTGGACGACCTCAGGCGCGGCCAGGAGGTCATGCTCAACGAAGCGCTCAACGTGGTCGAGGCCATGGAGTACGAGCGCGTCGGCGACATCGTCACCCTCAAGGAGATCCTCGAGGACGGCGAGCGGGCCCTCGTGCTCGGGCACACCGACGAGGAGCGGGTGGTACGGCTCGCCGAGCCGCTGCTGGACGTGACCATCCGCCCCGGCGACGCCCTCCTGCTCGAACCCCGCTCCGGCTACGTCTACGAGATCGTGCCCAAGAGCGAGGTCGAGGAACTCGTCCTCGAAGAGGTCCCCGACATCGGCTACGAGCAGATCGGCGGACTCGGCGGCCAGATCGAGGCCATCCGGGACGCCGTGGAGCTCCCCTACCTCTACCCGGACCTGTTCAAGGAGCACGAACTGCGCCCGCCCAAGGGCGTCCTGCTCTACGGACCCCCCGGATGCGGCAAGACGCTCATCGCCAAGGCCGTCGCCAACTCGCTGGCCAAGAAGGTCGCCGAAGTCACCGGCCAGGCCGCGGGCAAGAGCTTCTTCCTCAACATCAAGGGCCCCGAGCTCCTGAACAAGTACGTCGGCGAGACCGAGCGGCAGATCCGCCTCGTCTTCCAGCGTGCCCGGGAGAAGGCCAGCGAGGGCACCCCCGTCATCGTCTTCTTCGACGAGATGGAGTCCCTCTTCCGCACCCGCGGCTCCGGCGTCAGCTCGGACGTGGAGAACACCATCGTCCCCCAGCTGCTCGCCGAGATCGACGGTGTCGAAGGCCTGCAGAACGTGGTCGTCATCGGCGCCTCCAACCGCGAGGACATGATCGACCCGGCCATCCTCCGCCCCGGCCGCCTGGACGTGAAGATCAAGATCGAGCGTCCCGACGCCGAGGCCGCCAAGGACATCTTCGGCAAGTACCTCACCGAACGCCTCCCGCTCCACGCCGACGACCTCGGAGAACACGGCGGCAGCAAGGCGACCACCGTCGAAAGCATGATCCAGACGGCGGTAGAACACATGTACGCCGAATCCGAGGAGAACCGCTTCCTGGAGGTCACCTACGCCAACGGCGACAAGGAAGTCCTCTACTTCAAGGACTTCAACTCCGGCGCCATGATCGAGAACATCGTCGGACGCGCCAAGAAGATGGCGATCAAGGACTTCCTCGACCACAACGCGAAGGGTCTCCGCGTCTCCCACCTCCTCCAGGCCTGCGTGGACGAGTTCAAGGAGAACGAGGACCTGCCCAACACCACCAACCCCGACGACTGGGCCCGGATCTCCGGAAAGAAGGGCGAACGGATCGTCTACATCCGTACCCTCATCACCGGAAAGCAGGGCGCGGACACCGGACGCTCCATCGACACGGTGGCGAACACCGGACAGTACCTGTAA
- the dop gene encoding depupylase/deamidase Dop produces the protein MTVRRVMGIETEYGISVPGHPNANAMLTSSQIVNAYAAAMHRARRARWDFEEENPLRDARGFDLAREAADASQLTDEDIGLANVILTNGARLYVDHAHPEYSAPEVTNPRDAVLWDKAGERIMAEAAERAAALPGAQPIHLYKNNTDNKGASYGTHENYLMKRETPFSDIVRHLTPFFVSRQVVTGAGRVGIGQDGHEHGFQLSQRADYFEVEVGLETTLKRPIINTRDEPHADAEKYRRLHVIIGDANLSEISTYLKLGTTALVLSMIEDGFIAVDLAVDQPVRTLHQVSHDPGLKRLVTLRSGRTLTAVQLQMEYYELSRKYVEERYGADADDQTRDVLQRWEDTLNRLENDPMSLSGELDWVAKKELMEGYRRRDELDWDAAKLHLLDLQYADVRAEKGLYNRLAARGRMKRLLDEADVERARTSPPEDTRAYFRGRCLEQYADDVAAASWDSVIFDLPGRDSLQRVPTLEPLRGTRNHVKELLDRCRTAEDLVRVLSGG, from the coding sequence ATGACCGTACGGCGAGTAATGGGCATCGAGACGGAGTACGGGATCTCCGTCCCCGGCCACCCCAACGCCAATGCCATGCTCACCTCGTCCCAGATCGTCAACGCCTACGCGGCGGCGATGCACCGGGCCCGCCGGGCCCGCTGGGACTTCGAGGAGGAGAACCCGCTACGGGACGCCCGAGGCTTCGACCTCGCACGCGAGGCCGCCGACGCCAGCCAGCTCACCGACGAGGACATCGGCCTCGCCAACGTGATCCTCACCAACGGCGCCCGCCTCTACGTCGACCACGCACACCCCGAATACAGCGCCCCCGAGGTCACCAACCCCCGCGACGCCGTCCTCTGGGACAAGGCCGGCGAACGCATCATGGCCGAAGCCGCCGAACGAGCCGCCGCACTCCCCGGCGCCCAGCCCATCCACCTCTACAAGAACAACACCGACAACAAGGGCGCCTCCTACGGCACGCACGAGAACTACCTGATGAAGCGGGAGACCCCCTTCTCGGACATCGTGCGCCACCTCACCCCGTTCTTCGTCTCCCGCCAGGTCGTCACCGGCGCCGGCCGCGTCGGCATCGGCCAGGACGGCCACGAACACGGCTTCCAGCTCAGCCAGCGCGCCGACTACTTCGAGGTCGAGGTCGGCCTGGAGACGACCCTGAAGCGGCCGATCATCAACACCAGGGACGAGCCCCACGCGGACGCGGAGAAGTACCGCCGCCTCCACGTGATCATCGGCGACGCGAACCTGTCCGAGATCTCGACCTACCTGAAGCTCGGGACCACGGCCCTGGTCCTGTCCATGATCGAGGACGGTTTCATCGCCGTCGACCTCGCCGTCGACCAGCCCGTACGCACCCTCCACCAGGTCTCCCACGACCCCGGTCTCAAGCGCCTCGTCACCCTCCGCAGCGGCCGCACACTCACGGCCGTACAGCTCCAGATGGAGTACTACGAGCTCTCCCGGAAATACGTCGAGGAGCGCTACGGCGCCGACGCCGACGACCAGACCCGGGACGTCCTGCAGCGCTGGGAGGACACCCTCAACCGCCTGGAGAACGACCCCATGAGTCTCTCCGGTGAGCTCGACTGGGTGGCCAAGAAGGAGCTCATGGAGGGCTACCGCCGCCGCGACGAGCTCGACTGGGACGCCGCCAAGCTGCACCTCCTCGACCTCCAGTACGCCGACGTACGGGCCGAGAAGGGCCTCTACAACCGCCTCGCGGCCCGCGGGCGCATGAAGCGGCTCCTGGACGAGGCCGACGTGGAACGGGCGCGCACCAGCCCGCCAGAGGACACCCGTGCCTACTTCCGCGGCCGCTGCCTGGAGCAGTACGCCGACGACGTCGCCGCGGCCAGCTGGGACTCGGTCATCTTCGACCTCCCCGGCCGCGACAGCCTCCAGCGCGTCCCAACCCTGGAACCGCTACGCGGAACGCGAAATCACGTCAAGGAGCTCCTGGACCGCTGCCGCACCGCAGAAGACCTGGTCAGGGTCCTCTCCGGCGGCTGA
- a CDS encoding ubiquitin-like protein Pup, which translates to MATKDTGGGQQKATHSAEEVEEQAAESQGSEDLKERHEKLSDDVDSVLDEIDDVLEENAEDFVRSFVQKGGE; encoded by the coding sequence ATGGCAACCAAGGACACCGGCGGCGGACAGCAGAAGGCGACGCACTCGGCCGAGGAGGTCGAGGAGCAGGCGGCAGAGTCGCAGGGCTCCGAGGACCTCAAGGAGCGGCACGAGAAGCTGAGCGACGACGTCGACTCGGTTCTTGACGAAATTGACGATGTACTCGAGGAGAACGCAGAGGACTTCGTTCGGTCCTTCGTTCAAAAGGGTGGAGAGTAG
- a CDS encoding endonuclease VII domain-containing protein: protein MRDGYQAYCRECAAAYHQQRQLAKGCNVRPRVDAPPGHKHCRTCGEIKPHSEWTRNSSASDGLATLCKACKAEKGRAQHLKRNYGLTEVERDALIAAQYGLCAICLDAPPVHVDHCHKTGRVRGVLCFNCNSAIGKLRDRPDAARRAAAYLEGNLWKPTLVAQGVYQLPS, encoded by the coding sequence ATGCGTGACGGCTACCAGGCGTACTGCAGGGAGTGCGCGGCTGCGTATCACCAGCAGCGGCAGCTGGCCAAGGGGTGCAACGTTCGACCGAGAGTGGACGCACCTCCAGGGCACAAACACTGCCGCACTTGCGGAGAGATCAAACCGCACAGCGAATGGACGCGGAACAGCAGTGCCTCGGACGGTTTGGCCACTCTCTGCAAGGCGTGCAAGGCGGAGAAGGGGCGGGCGCAGCACCTGAAGCGCAACTACGGCCTAACCGAAGTCGAGCGCGACGCGCTGATCGCCGCCCAGTACGGACTCTGCGCGATCTGTCTAGATGCTCCGCCCGTGCATGTGGATCACTGCCACAAGACGGGTAGGGTCCGAGGCGTACTGTGCTTCAACTGCAATTCGGCCATCGGCAAATTGAGGGACAGGCCCGACGCCGCTCGCCGAGCCGCTGCTTACCTGGAAGGAAACTTGTGGAAGCCAACACTCGTAGCACAGGGCGTCTACCAGCTGCCTTCCTGA